GTTGCGGGACGTAATCAACAAGGGAATCGGAGAAGAAGAGATCTTCGACACCCTCCGGAAGGTCTTTGAGGCCGGGTGGGAATCGATTAAACTCTATTTCATGATCGGCCTGCCTACGGAGACGGGAGAAGACCTGCAGGGAATCGTCGACCTGGTCCATCGGGCGTTGAAGGTCGCGCGTATCGCCAACCCGAAACTGAAACGGATCAGCGTCAGCCTCTCCCCTTTCGTTCCGAAGCCGCATACGCCTTTCCAGTGGTCTGTGCAGGACAGCCCTGATGAGATCAACAAAAAATACGAATTCTTGAAGAAGCATCTGAAAAACCGGAAGATCCAGATCAAGTGGCATGACCCGGAAATCAGTATGCTCGAAGGGATTATCTCCCGGGGAGACCGGAGAATCGGTCGTGTCCTGCAGGCGGCATGGGAGGAAGGATGCCGCTTCGATGGATGGACGGAGGAGTTTGATCCGGCCAAATGGGAGTCCGCCTTCAGGAAAGAAGGGATTGACCCCGCCTTCTACCTCTACCGAAACCGGGCCTGTGAAGAAGTGCTTCCCTGGGACCTGATCGATACGGGGATCTCCAGGGACTTTCTGAAGGAAGAATTCAACCGGGCCCTCCGGACGGAGCTGACTCCCGATTGCCGGAAAGGAACATGCAGTCTTTGCGGTGTCTGCACAAAAGAGATCCGGAACGTCTTTGCCGAACCGCCGGAAGAAAAGAACCCCCGCAGCACCCTGTCGAGCCGGAAGGGTCGTATTTCCGTTAAACGGTTCCGGGTTCGCTATTCCCGGAAAGGGCGGCTCCGGTTCCTCTCTCACCTGGAGATGATCAGCGTCATTCTCCGCTCCTTCGCCCGTGCGGCGATTTCCCTCGAATATTCGAAGGGGTTTCATCCCCATCCGAAAATCGCCATGGGGCCGGCTCTCCCGGTCGGCGTGGAGGGCAATACCGAATATTTTGACGTCAATGTGGAAGGAACCCTCTTCGAAGAACCACTATCCGAACGGTTGAACCGGGTCCTTCCGGAAGGGATCAGGATCACGGGCGTCAACTGGATTCCTCATCAGGCACCGGCCATCTCTTCCATCATTCGTTTCGGAGAATACCGGATGGAACTCCCGAAAGATCTCGTCCCCCTTGACCCCCGGAGGAAAGTTCAGGACTTCCTCGACCGGACGGAGATCCCCTTCACCCGGCGGCGGAAGAGAAAAGAAAAACGTTTTGATCTGAAGCCGATGATCGGCTCCCTGAAAGTTGTAACGGAGACGGACAACAGCTTTTCCCTTGTTACGCTGATCCGGACGGGCGACCAGGGAGGGCTGCGGCCCGATGAACTCCTTCGGGCACTCTTTGACCTTTCAGAGGAGAACCTTCAAAGAATCCGAATTCTGCGGACCGGGCTTTTTACGGACCGGGAAAAGTCAAGCCCCTTTGAGGAACGGCTGGTGCAACCGGCCTGAATTCGATTTTGGGGCAACGGAAGCCGGCCGGGAAGCCGGCATTTCTGAGGGAGCGTCTCGTGACCACCGAATTGATCGTCAACTCCACCATGCACGAAACCCGGGTCGCCATGATCGAGAACAATAATGTCATGGAGATCTATATCGACCGAAAGAAAGAACGGGGAGTCGTCGGCAACGCCTACAAGGGCCGGGTGATCAAGGTCCTTCCCGGGATGCAGGCGGCCTTCGTCGATATCGGTCTGGAAAAATCCGCTTTCCTCTACGTCTCGGATATCTACAATCACCTTGAACTCTTTCCGCAGATGATGACCGATTCGGAATACGAAGAGGACGACATCGAGGGCGAAGTCTCCCGGATTGAGTATAAAGCCCCGATTGAAGACCTGCTTCGGGAGGGACAGGAGATCATCGTTCAGATCTCCAAGGAGCCGATCGGTTCCAAAGGAGCCCGGGTCACCTCCTACATCTCCCTGCCCGGCCGGTATCTTGTCTATATGCCCTCGGTGGACCACGTCGGAATTTCCCGGAAGATCGAAAACGAAGAAGAACGAAAACGACTCAAGGATACCATTCTGAAAATGAAAGAACCCGAAGAGGGGTACATCGTCCGGACCGTCAGTGAAGGAAAAACCGAAGAGGAGTTCCGGGCGGACAAACAGTTCCTCAATCGGCTCTGGGTCAACATCCAGAAAAAGGCGGAACTCGCCTCCGCCCCCTGCCTTCTGCACAGCGATCTTGATCTGACCTTCCGGGTCATCCGTGATCTCTTCACCACGGAGATCGACCGCATGGTCATCGATTCTCCGACGGAATACCGCCGGGTCAAGGAATTCGTCACCAACTTCCTTCCGAACCTGAAGGAAAAAATCGAACTCTACAACGAACCGGAACCAATCTTCGATGCCTATGGAGTGGAAGTGGAGATTTCCCGTTCGCTGAAACGCCGGGTCTGGCTGAAATCCGGCGGCTATATCGTCATTGACCAGACTGAGGCGCTGGTCACCATCGATGTCAACACCGGACGCTATGTGGGGAAACGAAACCTGGAGGATACGATCTTTAAAACCAACCTCGAAGCCGCCCGGGAAATTGCCTACCAACTGCGGCTCAGGAATATCGGCGGAATCATTATCATCGACTTCATCGATATGGAGGAAAAGAAAAATCAGCAGATCCTGTTTAACACCCTCGAAAAAGCCCTCCAAAATGACCGGGCCAAGACCACCATCTACGAGATCTCGGAACTCGGCCTGGTCCAGATGACCCGGAAACGAGTCCGGGAAAATCTCGGCAGGATTCTTATGGAACCCTGCAGTTACTGTGAAGGAGAGGGTTTCATCAAGTCGAAGACCACCGTCTGTTACGACATCTTCCGGGAAGTCCGCCGGATCGCCCCGCTGACCAAAGAGAAAAAGATCCTGATCATCGCCCAGGTCGATGTCGCCGACATGCTTTACGACGAGGAACGCCGCGGTGTGGAAGAACTGGAAAACCGGTACAAGAAACGGATCATCATCAAGAGTGAAGCGGAATTTCATCAGGAACAGTTTGAAGTGATGCTGACCAACTGATTTCCCGAAAGGCACATCCGGACAGGGAAAGCCGCTGGTTTGACACCCGTGGAACTTTTCAATACAATCGGATCCCGGAAACAGATCAACTTTCAAAAGACGCTCAACAATGATCAAAGGTTTCTCCATAAGGAAGAAACTGATCGTGGCCTTCATCCTGATCGGGGTCTTTCCCATGCTGATCGCGACCTATGTCGGCATTAAGATCGCATCGGTCAGGCTGGAAAAAGGGATTGAGGAACGGATCAATTACGCGGGGAAATCCGCGGTCTACCTCCTGGCCCAGAAAAAAACCGAACTCGCGGGAGTGGCCAAGTCTTTCGCCGATGATCCCCGGTTGCGCCAGGCCATCCAGGGGGGGGTGAACATCAAGTTCCTCTGGTTCGACACTCCCCTGAAAGTCCTGCTCTACAATGCCCGGGGAAAGATGATCTTCTCCAGCGCCGACATCCATCTTCCCCGCCCTCTTCATCCCGAAAAGGGGATGACCCTGATCAGGAACAAAACCGGCAAGGCGGGCTGGCCCCTGCTGGTCTATCTTCTTCCGGTATCGGACAAGGGGAAACCGATCGGCACCATCATGACCGGCTATACCCTTAACCAGGAGTTTCTCAACAATCTGAAAAGCATGACCGGTGTTGAATCGATTCTGCTGAAAAAAGATGCCGCCGGTTCCTACCGTTCGCTTGGCTCGAAAGACCGGCTCGATCTCGATGAGACGACTCTCCAGCGTGTGGTGAAGGAAAAACGGCAGGCCTTCATTCGGAACGCTGCGCTGCACAGGGGGGGAAACCGCCACGACTACTATGCCCTCCTGACCCCACTGCCCGATGCAGACGGAAAGGTCTCCCTCCTCCTGTTCAACGGAATTCCCGCGTCGGAAACACTGGGCGGGAAACTTTCCTCCGCCCGATTTTACTACATCCTTATCCTCCTCGGTCTGGCCTTGTCGGTCATCACCGGCTCCGCAGTGGCAACCGGGATCTCCTGGCCGATTCTTCGTTTCTCCCAGGGGGTCCGGGCGATCAGCGCAGGCGATTATAACCAGAAGATTCACATCCACAGCAAAGATGAAATCGGCATTCTGGCGGATTCCTTCAACCGGATGACCGACCGCCTCAGGGAAACGATCGCCCAGTTGGTCGAAAACCGGAACTATACTGAGAACATCCTGAAAAGCCTTTTAAACGG
This genomic window from Deltaproteobacteria bacterium contains:
- a CDS encoding Rne/Rng family ribonuclease; the protein is MTTELIVNSTMHETRVAMIENNNVMEIYIDRKKERGVVGNAYKGRVIKVLPGMQAAFVDIGLEKSAFLYVSDIYNHLELFPQMMTDSEYEEDDIEGEVSRIEYKAPIEDLLREGQEIIVQISKEPIGSKGARVTSYISLPGRYLVYMPSVDHVGISRKIENEEERKRLKDTILKMKEPEEGYIVRTVSEGKTEEEFRADKQFLNRLWVNIQKKAELASAPCLLHSDLDLTFRVIRDLFTTEIDRMVIDSPTEYRRVKEFVTNFLPNLKEKIELYNEPEPIFDAYGVEVEISRSLKRRVWLKSGGYIVIDQTEALVTIDVNTGRYVGKRNLEDTIFKTNLEAAREIAYQLRLRNIGGIIIIDFIDMEEKKNQQILFNTLEKALQNDRAKTTIYEISELGLVQMTRKRVRENLGRILMEPCSYCEGEGFIKSKTTVCYDIFREVRRIAPLTKEKKILIIAQVDVADMLYDEERRGVEELENRYKKRIIIKSEAEFHQEQFEVMLTN
- a CDS encoding TIGR03960 family B12-binding radical SAM protein, translating into MNEEMIDRVSRPSRYIGREINTIHKNPHEVEVKIALAFPDTYEIGMSHLGLKILYDILNRREDTLAERVYAPWKDMETVLRSEGRPLTTLESSTSPAEFDLIGFTLQYEMSYTNILNMLDLAGLPLRATERDERHPLIVGGGPCAFNPEPLSDFFDLFVIGDGEEVLHEIIEVFRTYRVGTRSKLLQELARLEGIYVPAHFSITYHNDGRIAEIRNVTGGKDRIHKRLVTDLNATPYPCAPILPYMKTVHDRVALEISRGCTQGCRFCQAGMIYRPVRERKIGTLLDILERSVESTGHEEASLTSLSSGDYTALPQLVDSVLRFAEERHIGVSLPSLRPGTLTAGIIEAIRKVRKTGFTIAPEAGTQRLRDVINKGIGEEEIFDTLRKVFEAGWESIKLYFMIGLPTETGEDLQGIVDLVHRALKVARIANPKLKRISVSLSPFVPKPHTPFQWSVQDSPDEINKKYEFLKKHLKNRKIQIKWHDPEISMLEGIISRGDRRIGRVLQAAWEEGCRFDGWTEEFDPAKWESAFRKEGIDPAFYLYRNRACEEVLPWDLIDTGISRDFLKEEFNRALRTELTPDCRKGTCSLCGVCTKEIRNVFAEPPEEKNPRSTLSSRKGRISVKRFRVRYSRKGRLRFLSHLEMISVILRSFARAAISLEYSKGFHPHPKIAMGPALPVGVEGNTEYFDVNVEGTLFEEPLSERLNRVLPEGIRITGVNWIPHQAPAISSIIRFGEYRMELPKDLVPLDPRRKVQDFLDRTEIPFTRRRKRKEKRFDLKPMIGSLKVVTETDNSFSLVTLIRTGDQGGLRPDELLRALFDLSEENLQRIRILRTGLFTDREKSSPFEERLVQPA
- a CDS encoding PAS domain-containing protein encodes the protein MIKGFSIRKKLIVAFILIGVFPMLIATYVGIKIASVRLEKGIEERINYAGKSAVYLLAQKKTELAGVAKSFADDPRLRQAIQGGVNIKFLWFDTPLKVLLYNARGKMIFSSADIHLPRPLHPEKGMTLIRNKTGKAGWPLLVYLLPVSDKGKPIGTIMTGYTLNQEFLNNLKSMTGVESILLKKDAAGSYRSLGSKDRLDLDETTLQRVVKEKRQAFIRNAALHRGGNRHDYYALLTPLPDADGKVSLLLFNGIPASETLGGKLSSARFYYILILLGLALSVITGSAVATGISWPILRFSQGVRAISAGDYNQKIHIHSKDEIGILADSFNRMTDRLRETIAQLVENRNYTENILKSLLNGVITIDPLNRIVRVNRAAEQILNLPQESIVGRTFSEVFHQDPKLQKLIRDSLDHRRMKEGIETELHREDGKTIPIELSLSLLEESSDSSSGKGGGLVLLVRDLTEIQVLKEHIRRQDRLAALGELSAGIAHEIRNPLGIIKGAAGLLRKESFSQSAKTEELTSVILEEVDRLNEVISDFLEFARPKPPLFKPQNINELIRNTLQMVALQIDEQKTRIKERLEPGLPPILADEHQMHQIFLNLLLNALQATDRGDTITIESRFLPEEGQIQVRFSDTGIGIPEHDRKKVFNPFFTTREGGTGLGLSVVSQIVENHHGKIFLTGEEGKGSCFTLRFPVQNIPAVENHPAS